From Mastacembelus armatus chromosome 9, fMasArm1.2, whole genome shotgun sequence:
attgCATTATTAGTAAGCTTCTCAGGAGGTGGGTTGATGCTCAGTTGTACAAGTGATCTGTAGAGTGATTCATTACAGATTGAGTACCAAACTCTGCTCAGACATTTCCAGAACCTAGCATAAGCCCTTCAGCTACCCAACTTTATGCCTTCTTTACCTCTGTGCTTCACTTCCACTGCATGTGCAACAAGCATGGCAATTTTGTAATGTCACCTTAATGTGTTTCTTGcttgtaaaactttttttaataataataggTTGCCATTACATGTTGCCATTACATTGTAGGAAGATAATTACCCCTGAATCTATTTCCACAATGCAATATCACTGTCTGTCATTGGCCGAGATGGAGGAGGGGGGTTGTGATGACTAAAGGATTTGTAAAAGGTTTCCAGGGAAACAGGGTACTCTGTTTCCATTGGCTTGTTTTTGCTATAATGCTGCTACACAAATGGACTCATAGAGAGATGATTCATAGATCAGCTGAGTGATGTCAGATCCGATCTATTTATTATATGTCTGTACCATAGAGTGAGCTCaaccagagaagaaaaaaaaacttatttatatttttcctcaAGACtgtattataatttaaaaagatttttgtttcttttgttttgttttttgttttgttttttgcctgaATCGTGGTTTCCCTTGTAtaatgtgtacagtatgtttttggGGGCATTGCTGACCTAAAGAAACATACAATCCTATCAAAGGGATGcattgttaataaaacaaaaattaaaatacccAAGatgttgtactttttaaaaattattttgtaacttTTGTCTTAATTGATTTGCCATTGAATCTGTAGTTATGAATTAGCAGCTTTTCATaagacagtgaaatgaaaatatcaagAATTGCTCGAGGTCCACGGTCCTGCTGTGTTTAGTGAAACATCTGGAAAATACTGTGTGATCCAGAGCAAGATGCTCTAAGCAAAAAGCCTGTTTTGAAGACACCCTTGAGGGGACTACATATTATGATTAAATTCGGTCCTTTGTGTCATGACCATATGCCACAGGGAGCACAGATATAGGCTACAGTATACCTTCCTCAAAGCAAACTGAGCAAAtggatatgaaaaaaaaaaaaaaaagtgtgatcGATTAAATAAGTGAGAAGGTAAACAATACAATAACACAATTATTACTTTTTCCTATGTTATACAAATTTTAGAAAGATATATAAGAAATATAGAGTTTTGTAAGAAAGATATATAGTTTTGCACCAAAACAATAAAGGAAGGAGTAAGATCCCCTTGATGCATTTTATTAATACCTATCAGGGAAAATTAgaatgttaaatgttaacaaaaaaaaaaaacccaaaacacatttaatattttttttttcacagatttgTACCGCAACAACATCATACTGCAATTATAACATGAAAGGCTGGAGTGCATGTTCCTTTATATCACTCTAAACAGTGCTATTGTGATCTGTTCACtcatacaaaattaaaaaaatacaaaatgactaTTTCAAGAACATTTGTTGACTTTCTGTCCTGTCAAATAACTGCAcaattgaaaaacaaatggatGCAGTGCTTGTGATGAGAAAGGTAGTTTTTCAAATGCTGAAACAGGAAGGTTGACTCCCTGCAATGGTCCACTCTTGCATTGCTCAGAAATATTGCACAACTGTTTGTTGTCTTCACCCCCCTGGGTAGTTTAAAAATTTCCATATGGAGCCAAATACCTTACGCTATCTCTGTCCTTTACTGTGTCCATCCTTATTTGGTTTGTTACAGAGGTATTTTCTTATCAGAGCTATTGTTGGTACTCAGAAATAGTCAATTCTTCTTTATGGTTCTCTGTATTCTCTCTCTGTGGGATCCCATTTGGAGGTTGAGTTTGAGTACTGTTTCATCTCATCGTCTTCATAGCTCATGTTATCATAGACTTGTCTCATGTTGCTCCCCATGTCCAGCTCCTGGCTAGCCTTGGCTTTGGCCTGCTGGAGCTGCAGCAAGACTGCCTTATTCACACCAGGCCCTaacaaaagcaaagacagaTTATCCCCCTCTCTTCATTCCTATGTTGCCCTCcattgcacaaaaaaaaaaaaaaacatgcagaaaatgtgaatatacCGAAGTATGAGTACATACCAAAGTAGCTGAGCAGCACAGGAAGGAATATGAGTCCATGAGCTATCCCCAGAAGTGTGATGACCAGGTTTAACCGGAAGAAGAAGATCTGAATGAGCTGTGCTTTGGCAAACCCCAACACAAGGATCCCAGGTAGGTTGGTCATAGCAACGCCTGCAAACACCTTCAGGGTGCAAATTGAACATATTTAACTCAGGCAGCTGGTTCTGTACATTGTAGTTGTATGATTAAGTGTGTGGTGTTACAAGTGAATCTTTATTTTCCATACTTTTTCACTACATTTGTGAGTGATTAACAATGTCTGCTCTAGATTGCCTTGTAGTTGACTTACTGCACTGCCCATATTGGCTGTAGCCTCTATCGCCCTTTCCACATGTGTGGGCTTGGTGCTAAGTGCAAAGGATCTTGTCATATGTGatacaaactccacagagaTGCCCACAGcctgaaaacaacacagaaaatctaagttaaattaaaataaaatgaatttaccTTGTAAAATCAGTCAAGTACCTCTTTAATCCCCACCACAAGCATGTGCCTACCGTAACCAGGTTGATAAGGGCCACCGCATTGTAATCGATGCCCCACAGCGTCATGACACCAACAGTATCCACGACGATCATGATTATAGTGATGAGGTTGAGCAGCCCTGAGCGCAGGTCCAACcccagcagcagacagcataCCACAAAGGTTGGCAGCAGACACAGGGAGATGCTGAAGAGTCCCTCTGGCACAATGGTCAGGTACTGCTCATAAAATACATACGTCACCCTGTATGATGGAGGGAGGAAAAGTCATTGAAACTGCTTAGATTTAATGTACAGTTTATTTTCCTGTCTATTCCCAGAGCATCAGtagcaaaaacaataaatttgtAGGGTAGGGAAGATTACATTGGGAGCTCAGGAAATAAAAGTACATACGTGTAAGGAAATACTTCAAAGTCAGGGGAGGTGCCTGGTATTTTCCTCATGCCCATGGTGATGTTGTGGGCTAGCTCTCTGGCCCTCAGCAGTGCAGCAGTGAACTCTTGAGAGTTGGTCAGAGGCGTGTGGTAAGCCATGAACCGAGAagctaaaaacacagaggacaaaAAGGTTCACTTACTGACATTATCAACCCATTCATTGtctcacttattcctatttagggtcaaaGGGCTTCATTTAAacatctgctggagcctatcccagctctctttgggtgaaaggcaggggtccaccctggacaggtccccagtccatcacagggccacatagagacaaacaacctcacacactcacactcactcctatgggcaatttagagtcaccaatcaacctgacatacatgtttttggactgtgggaggaaaccagagtacctggagaaaacccacacaagcacagggagaacatgcaaactccacacagaaaggcccctgctgggtttcaaaccaggaaccttcttactgtgaggcaacagtgccaaccactaatccactgtgctgccccgCTTACtgacatgatttttattttatttcatatttcttacTGAGATTATTTAAGATAACTTACCTATAATTTCTCCACTCGCATCTCTCACCACCGCTGTGTCATAGGCTCCTAGACCACTGGTAATAGAGACAATAAGCAGTGAGATGTTGTTTTGATGATgggatgtttttgtgtgcatgtgcgcgGCTACACTACACACCCTTTAGGGCATTGCAGGTCAGGCCTGTTACCCAGGAAGTCAGGTAGGAAGCGGTTGAATTGTTCCACACTGGGTCTGAGGACACCGTTTGCAGGAGGGGCCATACACTTGCGtacacagaggagaggagctaTTGGATCGTGCAGAGTAGGTGTTAATAGTCTTTCACACACAGGGAATTCACATTAAATTATGTGCTTTAATATGGTGTTTTCTCACAGTGGGTCTTACATTCACTTGCAGGACAGAACTTTCCAGCATTTGGACCGAAAGTGTACAGGCGACAACATCTGGATCCAGGGTTCAGCCAGTCAATGTAATCATCTACCCAGGAGTTAGCAGGAATAGCCAAGTAGGATCTACAGATCCCATTATGAATGGGTAAAAGCAAGGACGAAATACAAATATCATGTTAATGGATAATGAAAATATCATGTTATCATACGTTTTGTATGCCAAAATCAATTACAAATTCAATCTAACTCTAAAAAGGGTCACAAGCATAAGCATATATTAGCCTACTCCTATTGTGAAACAGCTGGGCACTGTTTTTAACAGACAATACGCACATAGGAGTAAATAGTGCATGTAACAAAGTTCACTAATTAACATAAGAAATGTCATCTGTAAAATCTGGACAAATCTGTATTGATGTATGTTGGTTAGGAGAACTGTTTCCCCAAACTAACTACCTGCTGGCTGCACCTTATCAGACTTCTCACTGAACTgcacataaaaatgaatgaccttcttttttgtatttccaaacttattatttttaacttttgagAGTCACATGCTGTTAGTACCATTAGTCACCCCATTTTAACAAAGATTTGGAAGCTAAACCCTTTCACTTACTTATGCTACTGTAATTCTGACCAATGCTCCATATATGACAAGAACTTTTTGCCAGTAAACATATAATATTATTGATAAGTTAGGGCCATAATTCTTCTTATCTTAAAGCAGTGTTGTAATTATAATCCATCTACTAGTTGCAATCACCTTTAGCTTATCTAATAAGCATATTACATATCACAACTATCAGATTTCTCACTAACAGATTTCTCACAGCGAACATTATGTATTATAATTctctactgtaaatgtttaatttatcaATCACCTTGTAAAAAGGTCGGTATTATAAAGCATAATCAACTGTTAAAACGCACCAAACTGTTCTCTTCCTCCTAGTATTAGCTCGGTTCAAACAGAATACACCCTCTGACTGTTTCTGCATCTGAACAGTAATTGGCTCTCTCTCCATGGCATGATCAGTTAGAGGCACTCTTTATCGGCTTACTGATGTTCCTGTAACTGGGTTTATCATTAACTGATCTGATTGGCAAGAGGTTGCTACTATATCTGCAAGTTCAAGGATCGGTTAGTGAAAAATGTTGTTGACGGAGGAATTGGTTAGTGCAGAGATATATTGGTATGCGATTTGTCCACAGACTTACCGATCTGGGTAGTCTGTGGCGTACTGGATCTTCTGGGTCAGTGAGAACTGATCACAGCCCACACTGGAGCAGACGGCATTCATACCCTCTACTGTGGTGAAGTTAAAGCCCTTTtttgtcacaaaataaacaggGACTCCGACTTCAAAGTATTTGTACAGGTACTGGAAGTAGTTTAACATATAGGAGCCCTGCAATAAAAATAGAATCATTATGCTGAAGGAGAAGTGTGCATACATTGacttatatttatattgtcCGTGTTACTGACCGTTGGCATAGCAAGCTCCTGATCCAGACCCACTGTCACTTTAAACATGAGGAATAAGGATCCACAgagcatgaaaatgaaaaccaacaTCTGGAGAGAACACAGGACAGAACATAATGATCAGTTATCTGGTTTTTATCACCCTATGATTTTTGTGCACGGGTTGAGAATAAGTGtgaatatatttgaaaatgttatgAAGTTATACCACTATGATCCTGGTGTAGCGGTTCATAAGGACGGGGGCATAGTATTTCCTCATGAAGGGCAGCAAAAAGCCCTCATTTGGCTTGTTGGGACGCTGGGTTGACACTGTAACACAGCAGAGCAGTTCACAGCGGTTGCTGTCTTGGCGCCTGGCGTCCAGGGACAGCAACGCCACAAAGGCTGTCATCTGCAGAATGAAGTCCATGAGCACAGCCAGAGCTGCGTACAGAGCAAAGGACTTCACTGCTGGCATGGTGGACAGGGCCCCTGGGGTAGAGCAAGAGATGAATACATTTTATGGAAACTGAAATTTCTTCTTGGTGTAGGTGCACAGAATTTTAACATGTCttattgtgtgtttgagtaGATTTTTTTTGAAAGCCTAAAAAATGCACCTACCTAGAAAAAAGCAGACAGACTCAGAGAGACTGCAGAGGAGCATGCTGGGAGCTACGTTTCCAAGGACACGGCCAAtctgctcctctctcttttctcctggCCTCCTTACATCTCTCTGCAAGGAAGGAAGAGTAGAgatttctaaaaatattaaacacgTCATGCAAAATCAGCACCCTATACATTCATCATACTCACCTGGTACTCCAGTACAAAAATGAAGATGTTGTCAGCACCTACAGCGAGCACCAGGAACGGCACGACCTGCAGAATGACCAGCGAGGAGGGGATTCCTATCCAGGAGTAGAAGCCCATGGAGGCCAATACAGAACATGCGACCACCAGGATCCCACCCAGACCCACCAGAAACTTAGAGTCCACCTGTAGGACACACAGAGATGTACACAGTCAAGTCTGTTAATATTCTCTGTTGCCTATATCTTCTGCTTTATTGTGTTTGCACTGTATAACCTCATGGCTAATAAACCCATGTGCTTCATCGCAGAGATAAACTCTATACAGCTGACATAGCCATACTGCTGCAGGCTTATCATATCCCAGGCAGATGATATGTGCTATTTTAGAGTAAAACGAGTTATACAGGAGTTTAACAAGCTCACCAATAGATAggcacagtaaaacacaaaatcatcAACATGCTAACATCCTGCCAGTGAAAATCTTAACATGCAGATGCTTAGTAAGGTATAATGTTTTGCACACTAACATTTACTAGTTAGCACTAAACACAGAGTATAACTTTGacataatgataataataacgGGGTCATAAAAGTCGTGAGTAGGACAGAATCAAGTTTATGTGGAAAAATTTAAGGCAACACATAGATTTCACTTCAAACCTCAAATGTGAACCGCAGGGTGGAACTAGGggaaaagtcaggggatcaTGATTGTCATTAGGATTCATTCTCGGAGCCgtgaatgtctgtacaaaatgtgGTGGAGATCAAATCCACCAGTTGTTGACTCGTCTGGACTGATCAACCacaaattgtgaaaaaaaaagcagtgtcatATAAAATTCTGCATTATAATCAAAGCAGAGATTGCTGTCTCTGAAGCCTTACCAGTATTCGCTTCCATGAAGAGTACTCCCCCAGTGCCACAGCGATGTAAACAAAGATTACAGCATAGCTGATCATGAAGATGGGGATGTCCTCTGCTGTTGTTCGATTAATCTCATCCTCCAGAGACCTCTATCAACAGAGTGGGAGGGCGACACAGGGATTAGCGTTAGGATTGTAAGGTGATatagaaaaagaggagaagactCCACATATGCTCTGGAAGAGCTGTGACAACACATCTTTAACCACATGGctatcaatcagtcaatcactGGTCAGGGTCTTAAAACCCTGGGTTGCCAGGAGTCTTCAGCTACCAACAGTCATCAAATCCACTTGAAAAGCTTATTGTAAAATGaacaactgtaaatattttataatgagAAACATGAATGATATGTCCTGTGAGATCGTGCAGTTTACCGTACCTCTGCCATGTATGCAAACGTGAAGTTGGAGGCAGGATTCTTCTGGTAGTCCTGGACAATTTTAAGAAACTCTTTCTCCCACTGCATAGCTACTTCAAACTTGGGGTTGTCTCGTATGTAATTGTTGAGGGAGAAGGTCAGGATGAAAGCCTGAGCATTAGTGTAGTCATCATCTGGGAAAAGCAAGATGTATAATGTTAGAGTAATTAAAaatggctttttgtttttttattgtacaggTATTTCATGTGTAAAAGATGAAGTCACTCACTCTTATAGCCTCCCACAGCCAGGAAGGGGAAGACTGGAGCGCCGTAGTCAGCCATGCAGCTCATACCTAAGTCAGTGATGTCTTTGAAGGACAGAGGAGAGCTTGAGAagagatggaaggagaaaaagagaaactatGTTAAACACACTTTCAGATGAATTTCACGTTATgtattttatgggtttcacatttaaatttaaaattccATTTGATGAATCCATACTTGAGGCAGTAGATTAGGTGGTCTCTCCAGTCCACTTCTTTGGTTACCCCCAGCTCGGTCATGTTCACCTTAGCATTTATATTGTCCAGGCTGTTCTGGAAGTACTGGGGCAAGCTGTTGACTGCACAGTCCGTCAGGGAGGGGTTGGATGGGTTCAGTGGTGCAAAACACACGTCCTTCAGACTAGCTGTGCGGTTCAGATCTTTTGACCAGAACTTgatgttctaaaaaaaaataggagGCATTGGTGTATCGAAATAATATGTTGAACTTTTGTGACCAACGTCAACTGTGAGTCTGTGCTCTCTACctgtattttattctgaagCTCCAGAAGCTGAATGATGAGATCTTTGGACACAAGCCCGCTAAAGTTGTGTGGCCCAAACAGCAAAGAGTCATAAATGTGGCCTTTTCTTCCCGGCGCTGTCAAGATCACCTGGTTTGTCCTGAAGAAGGGGTCAAAGTGTGCATCATGGAAGTCTTTCTCCTGCCGGGCTCGGCTGCTGGGAGCAGACCACAGCTCGACCGGGTCAGTGGTGAGCTCGATGGACTTGATACCAACAGAGAGAGCAACCACGACTGCAAATGACACCAGGAGCACCTTAAAAGAAGACAACATCTTAAGATCTGAGACACATCTTAGTAATATGTTTCaccactgtgttttttaaagccaccgtgtgtatgtgtttatatatattttattattctgaTATTCTTTGTCAACTTTGCTTTCAGTCCATTCTCCTCACGGTGCTTAAGATGGATCTGTTTGACCCAACAAAGCCTCAAATGTTCCACCCAGTGGCTTTAACTGCTGCTATTATGTACACTACTAAAATGACTTACTATGAGGGGATAGGTCGCCATTAGAGTTCCCCAGTTCTTGAACTGTAAGCTCAGGAAAGCTTGAGCTGTCAGGCTGTTCTTGTCAGTGCACGACACCTCTGATGGATGAATGACCTGCTCAGTGACGTTATTCCTGTTATGGTCTTTGCCTTtcccctttcttttctcttcatcgTTTCTTCTTTTATACAGCAGGAAGCATGAGATGGCGAGGTAGAAGATAAATGCAAACATCAGCAGCAAGAGCCAGATAACAGAAATCATTAAGAAGCCATCTATCCCAAAAAGTGTGAACGGGctgggaggtggtggaggagggggcACGCTCGGGCAAGACTCTTGGCAGTCCTGGCAGGAGCAGACCTGACCACCTGATGGTGTGGTTTCGTTACACTTCAGAGCACGTCCGTTGTAGGGGATAATGCCCTCTGGTAGTCCCTCAGTGGTTCCCTCTTTTATCAGCCTGAAGTCGATGTCCAGTGGAGCCAGCCCATTGCTGGAGTCTCCCTGGAAGTCATACCAGCGCTGTGGGGTGCACAGTTTGGCCCCATAGCGACCACACATGGTGGCAATGGCGAACCCTCCTGTGGCAGGGATCCTGACATTTCTACAAGACTGGAAGGCCCCATTTGCAAAGGTGGTGGTGAGGAAGGCCTGGTAGGCCACCACAGCCTCCTTCGTCTTGTTCAAGTAAGTGACATTCATGACCTTTGTTACTTTTATCGTCTGGCTCTGATTGGGACTGCAGGTGTTGATGCAGTGCAGGTGGGCAAAGTTCTCAACGCAGGAAGGGCAGCGGACTAACACAGCCTTGGACAGGGTCAGACTCATTTCCAAGGATGACAGCTGTTTCATGGAGCAGCAGGCGTATGTGTTGTTTTCACCACGGTCTAGAATGGGACACACCTGTAGCAAGAACCCAGCAATTTTAATAACTGACAGTAAAACAAGTGGATACTTTTAACATCATAATATTATAACGCTTGAGAATAAACCTGCTCAGCCATGCATTACTCACTCCTGTCCTGTG
This genomic window contains:
- the npc1l1 gene encoding NPC1-like intracellular cholesterol transporter 1, whose product is MVFVTALIIFLTCVVLSEAQHEPGYCTFYEECGRNPLLGETLIPPIVPCLNYSRARPVTGEHYRRIKEVCPILDRGENNTYACCSMKQLSSLEMSLTLSKAVLVRCPSCVENFAHLHCINTCSPNQSQTIKVTKVMNVTYLNKTKEAVVAYQAFLTTTFANGAFQSCRNVRIPATGGFAIATMCGRYGAKLCTPQRWYDFQGDSSNGLAPLDIDFRLIKEGTTEGLPEGIIPYNGRALKCNETTPSGGQVCSCQDCQESCPSVPPPPPPPSPFTLFGIDGFLMISVIWLLLLMFAFIFYLAISCFLLYKRRNDEEKRKGKGKDHNRNNVTEQVIHPSEVSCTDKNSLTAQAFLSLQFKNWGTLMATYPLIVLLVSFAVVVALSVGIKSIELTTDPVELWSAPSSRARQEKDFHDAHFDPFFRTNQVILTAPGRKGHIYDSLLFGPHNFSGLVSKDLIIQLLELQNKIQNIKFWSKDLNRTASLKDVCFAPLNPSNPSLTDCAVNSLPQYFQNSLDNINAKVNMTELGVTKEVDWRDHLIYCLNSPLSFKDITDLGMSCMADYGAPVFPFLAVGGYKNDDYTNAQAFILTFSLNNYIRDNPKFEVAMQWEKEFLKIVQDYQKNPASNFTFAYMAERSLEDEINRTTAEDIPIFMISYAVIFVYIAVALGEYSSWKRILVDSKFLVGLGGILVVACSVLASMGFYSWIGIPSSLVILQVVPFLVLAVGADNIFIFVLEYQRDVRRPGEKREEQIGRVLGNVAPSMLLCSLSESVCFFLGALSTMPAVKSFALYAALAVLMDFILQMTAFVALLSLDARRQDSNRCELLCCVTVSTQRPNKPNEGFLLPFMRKYYAPVLMNRYTRIIVMLVFIFMLCGSLFLMFKVTVGLDQELAMPTGSYMLNYFQYLYKYFEVGVPVYFVTKKGFNFTTVEGMNAVCSSVGCDQFSLTQKIQYATDYPDRSYLAIPANSWVDDYIDWLNPGSRCCRLYTFGPNAGKFCPASESPLLCVRKCMAPPANGVLRPSVEQFNRFLPDFLGNRPDLQCPKGGLGAYDTAVVRDASGEIIASRFMAYHTPLTNSQEFTAALLRARELAHNITMGMRKIPGTSPDFEVFPYTVTYVFYEQYLTIVPEGLFSISLCLLPTFVVCCLLLGLDLRSGLLNLITIIMIVVDTVGVMTLWGIDYNAVALINLVTAVGISVEFVSHMTRSFALSTKPTHVERAIEATANMGSAVFAGVAMTNLPGILVLGFAKAQLIQIFFFRLNLVITLLGIAHGLIFLPVLLSYFGPGVNKAVLLQLQQAKAKASQELDMGSNMRQVYDNMSYEDDEMKQYSNSTSKWDPTEREYREP